In the genome of Microplitis demolitor isolate Queensland-Clemson2020A chromosome 5, iyMicDemo2.1a, whole genome shotgun sequence, the window CTACAAGACCGAGTTTGAGCGAGAGAGCGAAAACACGATTAAGCGAATGTTCGACCTAAAGCAATACTACAGAGCTAAGAGTTACCTACCACCTGTTTACTCGTTTCTATTTTCCAACTCTCTACTTCAAACTTAACTCTCCTTTTGTATTTATTCCCTTCTTTTAAGCTGTGCCTTACAGTCTGTCTAAAGCCTTACCGATCTTTTgttatattgtaaaaatatatatagatatatatatatctatataaatttactgttGCGCGCAGGCATTCCCacgtttttagtttaaaagatttaaatgcGTAGATGTAGATGTAGATATAAATCTTAAtgtatcaaatatatatatataatgtataatatatatattttagtgtaTGTAATGTCTAAGGAATTTGTATGATCGCTTAGATAGACTGACAGGCGCCGGAGGTAATTACAAACCTTTCTAGTAACCTTGTGTTATATTTATGGATTGCGTCATTAGTAGAATACTagagagaaaatttatcaatttgttGTAGCGTTACTACAAACTGGTGTAATAAAAGGTGTTTTTTAGGAATCTTGTAACTTGTCACGGCTACAATATCACGAgctgatgaatttattaactCGCGATCCGAGTTTGCACTTTTTCTTGGATCGACagttcaaattaatatttttgagcgACGTCATTTTACagtacaacaaattttttgtggACTGTGTCGGTCTGGGACTGAATGGTTCCATGAATGTCTTTTGTCAAATGTATAGCCGACCGTTCTGCAAAATTCACATTAGTATAatcacaagttattttttacggAGACGCAGTTTTCGTTGCATGCAAAACTTACacagaaatttttgaagtaaattAGCTCCGCAGGTACGTTTCCAGAAGTAGTTTTTCTGAGTCATGGAAATGCATTGCCCAATCTGAAATTTAGCCGGAAcacaaatcaaatttttcgggtctttttcttcaaaattatCAGTTCGTACTTTTAAGCAATCGgtggaattttttcattaagacAGCATtcgaataaaaagtaattcgGCCGAAGAAAAAACAgtggatatatttttgctgaAATGGTGAAATATTAATCCGCAATGAGATAAAAAGAGCGATAAGAATTTtactaaagtaaaaaatgaaataatagttgtaataataataggagatattatttattaaggatCGAACACTGCTTGTCGAATTTGCCGATCGACATTACCAGTAAACTAACTCTAAGAACAGTTTTCTTCCGGGATTTTATGGATCacgtgtataaatatatatagaataaaagtaaagggTTATACAAGTTGGAATAGAGTGTTTGTAGCTGGTCGTTTGGTATGAAAGTACTGGCTCCTCTCGATCgtaaatcataaattacacGAGCCTCTGATACTATCGTGAGAAGTCGAGGAGGATTATAAACCTTAGGTAGACTTTGAGTTAAACTTAAGTAAATGACCCCGTGATTTTTCAACAGGTCACTATCCTATATTATTCTTACATGCcattcataatataataaaattttttcagcaaCAACAGAGCCAACAATCAACACGAccatttaaactttaaaaccATCCTCCGTACCGTTAATAAATATCCTCAAACAAATACCACATAATggatttattgtttatttaaagatCTGGCACAGATCCGCGCCTTGGTCGAGTCCACGGGAATGCTGGCCGGCTCAATGTGTCCCTCCTGCGAGATGCCATTTGATAAGGGCAAGAAGCGACGTCTGATTGATTCCTGCGGGCACGAACGCTGCTACTCCTGTCTCTTCCGCAGCGAGGCATGTCCCATTTGCTGCCACCACGCACCAGATCGTCAAATACGGGACGACGTCACTCACTACGACACCGGATTCAGCTCATCCGAACCGGTATCCATGATTGCCATTGACGACTGGAATGACAACGAGGATCCATCGGCCATCAACTCACTCTGTGGCAGCCCGCTGCCAAAATCAAAGTTCTCCCGGTCGAATATCGTCTACCGCTCACATGTAAGTACCATTTTGAGCCTCGGAAATATGTCCCCAGACGGTTGGTTCACTCGATAATAAGAGTAAAAAGTAAATCTGAAGGCGTTGAATGACGCATCAAGATTCAAAAACGAAATATTTATACGCCTACACACAAATACCATATATGCGTTTGAGTACAAGTGTGTGTGTGCATAAAAGCTTGATATAATCCAATGAGGACATTAAATCCTCAACAGCTCAGCCTACGATTGTATAAATCCCCAGCACAAAGTTAGCAAACGAGATCGGTTAGTGTTGGCGGGTCCATTCAATGATGACGCCTCTTGACTTGTCGACTCGATTTTATCCCGTCAGCATCTCAAATCCTCACATCTGCTTAGCTTGCACAAAAAACTATTATGAGCAAGCAACTGAGGCtttgaaaaaagtattaaatccGTTCAGTGCTGAGAGAtgtaataaagtttttaatttgcaACAGGGCCAAGACGTAACCGGAAAAGGTCCTAAGGGCAAGCCACCAGCTCTCCCGGAGTCAGTGACGTCGAGGCACAAATCACATATGGCAGCAAGTAAATATCAATACCGgctatttattatcattactatttattttaaattgctgatgattttattactttctcatcaatttatcattaaaccTCTCGGTCTTGAGTGTACGTCCGTATATTAatatctatcatagatcatcttGCGCATACCGTATACTCAAGTCTATTCATCTATCATCCAACACCTGCTATCTAATTTACTCAAttcatatttgtatttaatttgcTCCATCAGGCTGCCCGACGCCACCTAACCAGCGACGGAGATTCTTTCTCAATCCCAAAGGTCTTCGCAGCCCCTTTGCATCACAGAGAGCCAAAAAATGTAGTCCCGTTGATGTCGACAACCCATCAGCTCTATCAGGTAACAAACTTGTTCATTTCATCACTCATTTGAGttgaaaattagaaatttgtCGGATATAAGttgtcatttataaatatcatgaTAATGGACTAAATAAATTAGCGTGGATGACCACTTCCTGGGAGGGTACCTCGAGATGGCCAGGAGTCGTGCTCGGTAAAATAAAGTCACTTTGGAGCACGAGTCAGGGGACTGCCAGTGATGGATTGAATCAGCTGATTGATCCACCAACTAAAGATGACAGGCTCACGCGACTCGTGACCCCTACTAGAAAAGTCACCGATGTAGCAGCCAGCCAGCAATTTGCATCCAACCGCGGAGCTACAGGCAGGATAATTTATTCATCGTGtggattcttttattttactcatccaacattgttttctttttgtttatttttctttaatacttTTACCAGCACCAGCATGAAAATAAATCACCCGAGCTCTTGttgtttgttttatatttatttttatagagaataaTCACATTATTATCAGAATAAAATCATTGGGAACTGATAACTTTTGTTTATGTGCATCATGGAGTTTGCCTGCATCTAATCTCTAACATTcattctataaaataataacaatgatgtTCTTTATTGTGATTACAGACGATGAAGGAGGAAGCGTCAAGCCATTGTCTACAAAAACGCGAAAGTCTTCGCAGTCTGACCTCTATATGCGGTTGGGTTTGCTCCTCGGGTCAAGTAATTTGCGGCCGAACCCCGCGGTCGATACGACAGATTTCTCTGGATCAAATCGGCCACCCTCGGGGGCTACGTGTGTGCGACCCGCGACCCGTTTGGACCCACGGGGTCACGACACCTCGTTCAGCAGCCTGACGAGTTTCGATCAGCAGACGATGGCCTCCACAAACACTAGCCCGGTGTCGACGCTGACGGGGACCTCGAGCGAGGCGGAAGTAGCCGCGGCGCTGAGAACTAGCAGTTCGAAAACCAAAGGAAAGTCAAAAATAAAGGGGAAACGTGACTGTGATTCAGCAGGAAGTTTAGCTTCGATATCGACCTCCATTTCAGCTTCGACCTCCATGTCAATGTCCATGTCAGTTTCGGTGTCTGGACTTTCTAATGGCAGCAGTTCGAGTCCCTTGACATCGCGCCGTCACTCAAATGTAGCCCATCAAGAGCCAGATGACAATACTGGTCTGAATAAACGTCGGTCTTGCGCAAGAAGAAGTGCCCGTAATGGAAATGTTAAACCGATCGATTCAAAATTACGATTTGTTCCTCCTCACTTGACAGCTCAACTTACCCTGAAGCCTTTGTTCTTTGAAGTACCGTTGATTGAAAGGGAGCCTTTGTTCACCGGCAGAAATTGGTTGCTTCAAGAATTGGAGACAGTCATCAAAGGATCCAGTCCCGGAGTTTTGATGACCGGTTCTCCGGGAACCGGTAAGACAGCTTTGATTCTACAGCTCGTTGAATACAGCTGCTTTGGTCGACGAAGAGAACAGTCACTCCGTGCCGAAATAGCCGAATGTGACGAAGATCTTCCAGATAAACAGATACCAGTCACTGGTTTTGAGCAGAGCATAAAAAACACAAATGATAAAATCCGACAATTAGCTGCGCACGTTGTCGCTTATCATTTTTGCCAGGCGGATAATAATAGCACGTGCCTTGTACCAGATCTCATTCACTCACTGGCCGCGCAATTGTGCCAAGCCCCACAATTGATTGCCTACCGTGAGTACTTACTTTCCGAACCCCATCTTCAGGGATCTCTTTCGCAACGAGAGTGCACTGTTGATCCGGATTTAGCGCTCTCACGTGGCATCATTGAACCGATGTTGAGTCTCCGAAAGTCTGGAAGACTGCCAGAAGTCAATATGGTAGGTTATCATTATTCATAAACGTTTTCTTCTTGTTAATATGTCTAGCAACATTTCGTCTTGAACTAAACAACCGTCTGCTGCTTTGTAGGTGATCCTGATTGACGCCATCTGCGAGGCTGAGTACCATCGACCTGATCGGGGTGACACGATAGCTTCATTTCTGACAAGACACGCACCCAATTTCCCCGGATGGCTCAAAATCGTCTGTAGTGTTAGGACTCAGCTGCGCGAATGCGCCAAACAGTTTCCGTACACGAGGATCTCCTTGGACAGAAACACAAACGACCCGGCTGGCAGCAATATCTCACGGGATTTGGCGGACTACATAAACTACAGATGCGCGCAGAATCCTGCAATACAGGCCAACGTCACAGCATCTGTGAATGGAAAGGAGTCTTCCTGCGGTGCTAATCAAACGCGATTCGCTTCGCATTTGCTTTCGCTTGCCGGCGGAAGCTTTCTGTTTGCCAAATTAACGCTTGATCTCATTGAAAGTGGCCATCTTGTCGCTAAATCAGCGAGTTACAAGGTGAATTCTCAGTTTATTATTCCGAGAACGGCATCAGTAGATGAATTAAAGTTCATATCTAATAGAATTTATATCTTCCAGGTGCTTCCAGTATCGCTGGCTCAAATCTTCCAGTTGCATTTCAATCTTCGGTTCCCCACTGCCACGTCTTTTGAGAAGATTCAGCCACTTTTAGGCGTTTGTTTGGCTGCATTGTACCCGCTGACTTTGCCAGAAATCTTCTACTCAGTAAATTCACTCTACACTGACCAGTTTGTTTCATGGGAAGACTTCTTGCAGAGATTCAAAGTAAGTACTTTGCCATAAACATCAATCTGTGtagataattatcataataatgacTGATGAATGTTTACGCTGCTTTGGAAACTTGAGTAagttttgtataatttttaaaaatccaatgAAATGACATGGAATGAATTTGATTGCAGATGCTCTCTGGGTTCCTCGTGAAACGCCTGGATGACACGTACATGTTCTTTCACCCCAGCTTCAGGGAATGGCTGATCAGACGTGACGATGGCGAGTCAACAAAATTCCTCTGTGATTTACGTCTGGGTCACAGTGCAATAGCATTCCGTCTGTCTCGGCTAGAAGCGCCACTTGACGGGGATCGAGTCCTAGAACTAGGACACCATGTGCTGAAAGCCCATGTCTACAGAGGCGTTACCTCCAGTTGGCCATCGCGA includes:
- the LOC103570764 gene encoding protein TANC2 isoform X2 is translated as MAPPDRMRRCSPPRPGSGLSHSVLDLAQIRALVESTGMLAGSMCPSCEMPFDKGKKRRLIDSCGHERCYSCLFRSEACPICCHHAPDRQIRDDVTHYDTGFSSSEPVSMIAIDDWNDNEDPSAINSLCGSPLPKSKFSRSNIVYRSHGQDVTGKGPKGKPPALPESVTSRHKSHMAASCPTPPNQRRRFFLNPKGLRSPFASQRAKKCSPVDVDNPSALSAWMTTSWEGTSRWPGVVLGKIKSLWSTSQGTASDGLNQLIDPPTKDDRLTRLVTPTRKVTDVAASQQFASNRGATDDEGGSVKPLSTKTRKSSQSDLYMRLGLLLGSSNLRPNPAVDTTDFSGSNRPPSGATCVRPATRLDPRGHDTSFSSLTSFDQQTMASTNTSPVSTLTGTSSEAEVAAALRTSSSKTKGKSKIKGKRDCDSAGSLASISTSISASTSMSMSMSVSVSGLSNGSSSSPLTSRRHSNVAHQEPDDNTGLNKRRSCARRSARNGNVKPIDSKLRFVPPHLTAQLTLKPLFFEVPLIEREPLFTGRNWLLQELETVIKGSSPGVLMTGSPGTGKTALILQLVEYSCFGRRREQSLRAEIAECDEDLPDKQIPVTGFEQSIKNTNDKIRQLAAHVVAYHFCQADNNSTCLVPDLIHSLAAQLCQAPQLIAYREYLLSEPHLQGSLSQRECTVDPDLALSRGIIEPMLSLRKSGRLPEVNMVILIDAICEAEYHRPDRGDTIASFLTRHAPNFPGWLKIVCSVRTQLRECAKQFPYTRISLDRNTNDPAGSNISRDLADYINYRCAQNPAIQANVTASVNGKESSCGANQTRFASHLLSLAGGSFLFAKLTLDLIESGHLVAKSASYKVLPVSLAQIFQLHFNLRFPTATSFEKIQPLLGVCLAALYPLTLPEIFYSVNSLYTDQFVSWEDFLQRFKMLSGFLVKRLDDTYMFFHPSFREWLIRRDDGESTKFLCDLRLGHSAIAFRLSRLEAPLDGDRVLELGHHVLKAHVYRGVTSSWPSRDLQAWWITSSTSCVSSALCTLRNIYSPNVKVSRLLLLAGASPNHITEYLGNAPVLCMYAHEGSVEMVSLLLEFGADVELTNSQGCTALSLAASRGHCDVVRRLAAAGASLGHADMAGQCPLVHAARQGRLSVVGYLLACDWVLPNQDSEDTASDTSREEAAQQAVVAAASQGHEAIVEYLLDMAEVTVDRPDTLIGETALTIAAAHGSTATVSALLARGASPLATNAKGLSPLMLAAREGHWGTAERLLQSSLSTSTETNLDEAAALLEQRDSMGRTPLMMAACEGHTNLIDMFLEKGSILEATDREGLTALGWACVRGRVAAAQNLLDHGANISANDKTGRTPLDLAAFQGNPKLVQLLLERGAAIEHVDLHGMRPLDRAIGCRNVPVVQCFLRRGAKLGPATWAMAQGKPDVLLILLNKLLEDGNVLYRKGRLKEASHRYAYALRKFPGAPELLHDAQNQEHGNVMLHRQSFNQLKLNFLLNLSRCKRKMNECEEAIELADEALNTRPSSYEAFYARAKAKVDIGQLENALVDVQDALQIAPVNNRQDRRVLCALKDEIVSRIEGTGIGCSKTVADITRSRFRASVDTLTEL
- the LOC103570764 gene encoding protein TANC2 isoform X3, with translation MRARDSLVYTPVSLGPDTDDEDTLVNEEIYNNDLAQIRALVESTGMLAGSMCPSCEMPFDKGKKRRLIDSCGHERCYSCLFRSEACPICCHHAPDRQIRDDVTHYDTGFSSSEPVSMIAIDDWNDNEDPSAINSLCGSPLPKSKFSRSNIVYRSHGQDVTGKGPKGKPPALPESVTSRHKSHMAASCPTPPNQRRRFFLNPKGLRSPFASQRAKKCSPVDVDNPSALSDDEGGSVKPLSTKTRKSSQSDLYMRLGLLLGSSNLRPNPAVDTTDFSGSNRPPSGATCVRPATRLDPRGHDTSFSSLTSFDQQTMASTNTSPVSTLTGTSSEAEVAAALRTSSSKTKGKSKIKGKRDCDSAGSLASISTSISASTSMSMSMSVSVSGLSNGSSSSPLTSRRHSNVAHQEPDDNTGLNKRRSCARRSARNGNVKPIDSKLRFVPPHLTAQLTLKPLFFEVPLIEREPLFTGRNWLLQELETVIKGSSPGVLMTGSPGTGKTALILQLVEYSCFGRRREQSLRAEIAECDEDLPDKQIPVTGFEQSIKNTNDKIRQLAAHVVAYHFCQADNNSTCLVPDLIHSLAAQLCQAPQLIAYREYLLSEPHLQGSLSQRECTVDPDLALSRGIIEPMLSLRKSGRLPEVNMVILIDAICEAEYHRPDRGDTIASFLTRHAPNFPGWLKIVCSVRTQLRECAKQFPYTRISLDRNTNDPAGSNISRDLADYINYRCAQNPAIQANVTASVNGKESSCGANQTRFASHLLSLAGGSFLFAKLTLDLIESGHLVAKSASYKVLPVSLAQIFQLHFNLRFPTATSFEKIQPLLGVCLAALYPLTLPEIFYSVNSLYTDQFVSWEDFLQRFKMLSGFLVKRLDDTYMFFHPSFREWLIRRDDGESTKFLCDLRLGHSAIAFRLSRLEAPLDGDRVLELGHHVLKAHVYRGVTSSWPSRDLQAWWITSSTSCVSSALCTLRNIYSPNVKVSRLLLLAGASPNHITEYLGNAPVLCMYAHEGSVEMVSLLLEFGADVELTNSQGCTALSLAASRGHCDVVRRLAAAGASLGHADMAGQCPLVHAARQGRLSVVGYLLACDWVLPNQDSEDTASDTSREEAAQQAVVAAASQGHEAIVEYLLDMAEVTVDRPDTLIGETALTIAAAHGSTATVSALLARGASPLATNAKGLSPLMLAAREGHWGTAERLLQSSLSTSTETNLDEAAALLEQRDSMGRTPLMMAACEGHTNLIDMFLEKGSILEATDREGLTALGWACVRGRVAAAQNLLDHGANISANDKTGRTPLDLAAFQGNPKLVQLLLERGAAIEHVDLHGMRPLDRAIGCRNVPVVQCFLRRGAKLGPATWAMAQGKPDVLLILLNKLLEDGNVLYRKGRLKEASHRYAYALRKFPGAPELLHDAQNQEHGNVMLHRQSFNQLKLNFLLNLSRCKRKMNECEEAIELADEALNTRPSSYEAFYARAKAKVDIGQLENALVDVQDALQIAPVNNRQDRRVLCALKDEIVSRIEGTGIGCSKTVADITRSRFRASVDTLTEL
- the LOC103570764 gene encoding protein TANC2 isoform X1, translated to MRARDSLVYTPVSLGPDTDDEDTLVNEEIYNNDLAQIRALVESTGMLAGSMCPSCEMPFDKGKKRRLIDSCGHERCYSCLFRSEACPICCHHAPDRQIRDDVTHYDTGFSSSEPVSMIAIDDWNDNEDPSAINSLCGSPLPKSKFSRSNIVYRSHGQDVTGKGPKGKPPALPESVTSRHKSHMAASCPTPPNQRRRFFLNPKGLRSPFASQRAKKCSPVDVDNPSALSAWMTTSWEGTSRWPGVVLGKIKSLWSTSQGTASDGLNQLIDPPTKDDRLTRLVTPTRKVTDVAASQQFASNRGATDDEGGSVKPLSTKTRKSSQSDLYMRLGLLLGSSNLRPNPAVDTTDFSGSNRPPSGATCVRPATRLDPRGHDTSFSSLTSFDQQTMASTNTSPVSTLTGTSSEAEVAAALRTSSSKTKGKSKIKGKRDCDSAGSLASISTSISASTSMSMSMSVSVSGLSNGSSSSPLTSRRHSNVAHQEPDDNTGLNKRRSCARRSARNGNVKPIDSKLRFVPPHLTAQLTLKPLFFEVPLIEREPLFTGRNWLLQELETVIKGSSPGVLMTGSPGTGKTALILQLVEYSCFGRRREQSLRAEIAECDEDLPDKQIPVTGFEQSIKNTNDKIRQLAAHVVAYHFCQADNNSTCLVPDLIHSLAAQLCQAPQLIAYREYLLSEPHLQGSLSQRECTVDPDLALSRGIIEPMLSLRKSGRLPEVNMVILIDAICEAEYHRPDRGDTIASFLTRHAPNFPGWLKIVCSVRTQLRECAKQFPYTRISLDRNTNDPAGSNISRDLADYINYRCAQNPAIQANVTASVNGKESSCGANQTRFASHLLSLAGGSFLFAKLTLDLIESGHLVAKSASYKVLPVSLAQIFQLHFNLRFPTATSFEKIQPLLGVCLAALYPLTLPEIFYSVNSLYTDQFVSWEDFLQRFKMLSGFLVKRLDDTYMFFHPSFREWLIRRDDGESTKFLCDLRLGHSAIAFRLSRLEAPLDGDRVLELGHHVLKAHVYRGVTSSWPSRDLQAWWITSSTSCVSSALCTLRNIYSPNVKVSRLLLLAGASPNHITEYLGNAPVLCMYAHEGSVEMVSLLLEFGADVELTNSQGCTALSLAASRGHCDVVRRLAAAGASLGHADMAGQCPLVHAARQGRLSVVGYLLACDWVLPNQDSEDTASDTSREEAAQQAVVAAASQGHEAIVEYLLDMAEVTVDRPDTLIGETALTIAAAHGSTATVSALLARGASPLATNAKGLSPLMLAAREGHWGTAERLLQSSLSTSTETNLDEAAALLEQRDSMGRTPLMMAACEGHTNLIDMFLEKGSILEATDREGLTALGWACVRGRVAAAQNLLDHGANISANDKTGRTPLDLAAFQGNPKLVQLLLERGAAIEHVDLHGMRPLDRAIGCRNVPVVQCFLRRGAKLGPATWAMAQGKPDVLLILLNKLLEDGNVLYRKGRLKEASHRYAYALRKFPGAPELLHDAQNQEHGNVMLHRQSFNQLKLNFLLNLSRCKRKMNECEEAIELADEALNTRPSSYEAFYARAKAKVDIGQLENALVDVQDALQIAPVNNRQDRRVLCALKDEIVSRIEGTGIGCSKTVADITRSRFRASVDTLTEL